TCCCATGAGAGATATCATTTCATAtcttattttgtcttttctttcaagtGATGCTGAATCAAACCTCAGTCACTGAATTTCTCCTCCTAGGAGTGACAGACATCCGAGTACTGCAGCCTGTTCTCTTTGTGGTTTTCCTTGCAATTTACATTGTCAATGTGGCTGGGAATGGAGTCATCCTGATGGTTGTCATCTCTGATTCAAGACTCCATTCTCCTATGTATtttttcctgggaaacctgtcatGTCTAGATATCTGCTACTCCACGGTGACTCTGCCAAAGATGCTGGAGAACTTCCTCTCTACCCACAAAACAATTTCTTTCTTGGGATGCATAAGCCAGCTTCATTTCTTCCACTTCCTAGGCAGCACAGAAACCATGTTGTTGGCCGTGATGGGCTTTGACCGCTTTGTGGCTATCTGCAAACCACTTCGTTACACTCTCATCATGAATCATCAGGTCTGTACCCAGATGGCTGTCACTATCTGGATCACTGGGTTTTTCCATGCCCTACTGCACTCAGTAATGACCTCTCGCTTAAACTTCTGTGGTTCCAACCATATCCATCACTTCTTCTGTGATATTAAGCCATTGCTAGAGTTGGCCTGTGGAAACACTGACCTCAATGAATGGCTACTTCATTCTGTGACAGGGACCATTGCCATGGGCTCATTCTCTCTAACCCTTCTCTCCTATTTCTATATCATTATCTATCTTTTCTTCAAGACCCATTCTTGCAGCATGCTCCATAAAGCACTGTCTACATGTGCCTCCCACTTCATGGTAGTTGTTCTTTTCTATGCTCCTGTTATCTTCACTTACATTCCTCCTGCCACAGGTAGCTCCATGGACCAGGAACGGATCATTGCCATTATGTACAGTGTGGTCACTCCTGTACTAAACCCACTGATCTATACTTTGAGGAACAAGGAAGTAGAGGGGGCTTTGAGGAGGGCGATCAGAAGGAGACTCTGACCCTAAGAAATCTAGAGAATTCTTCCAAGCCATCAGTAAAAAGGCTATGAGAAAGTTGAGATGTGAAATTATACTGCTTTTCTAATTGTTTACTGTTTGTGAAGCAGAAGgcattatataaagaaaaataaacggGAAAGTCCAGTTTGGTTGTGTTAACAGTGTGGGACTAGGTAATGTAAGGGAAACTTGAACAAATAGGACATTATccacaaaacctttttttttttttttggctgtgctgagtcttcattgctgtggcaGCCTTTCCTCTGGTTTCGGCAACTGGGAGCTTTCATTCATGGTGCTCAGGTGTCTccgtgcagtggcttctcctgttgtggcaAGTGGGCTTAACCGCTccatggaatgtgggatcttcccggatcagggatcaaactggtgtctcctgcattgggaggcagattctttaccactgaggcactagggaagcccccttggaattttaatgttgaatttgtGTGGGGGATATAAGTTGATAGAACTATTTGTTTACATATTCTTGTGTGTTCTTGAATAAAATCAGATACAGAAATTTGCCTCAAATATGCATATATTGTATAGTTGGATAATACTAAGGCTTGTTAATCTGCATGTTTCCCCGTAAATTAACATATTATAATGTGAACAATAAAGTTattatgttgttttattttaagaatttgAGTGTAGGGCTATGGTTACTCAACTAGAAAAACTAATGTTAACTCATATATGAGTTAAGGGAAATTTTTAAGCAGTATATCATGACTTCTTTTTCTCCAAACAAGGAAGCAAGTAAGTAATTAAAGCAAATAATGCTTTGAGTACTAATTAACAGAGATAAATTGTGAACTCTGATTCCAAAGATACTTTATAATTCAAATGGACAACCTGTCaaacattactttaaaatattgctaaaaatggaggcagagtgaaaaaaaaaatctcaggaatATCTCTCTTGCTCGATATGTTATTTTCCCTTCAATTTCTGGTCATAGAAAATTGAGCTTCAAAATTcttccttattatttattttgttttttatttcgaTACTTATTTTCACAGATTGTACTgtgatataatatgatataatacCAGTGAAATATGAAGAATTTATCAAGTTTGTTTTCCTTACCTATCACCAAATTTATACTAAGTGAAAGCTATCAAATagtaattcaattcagttcagtcattcactcttatccgattctttgcaacctcatgaacttcagcacaccaggcttccctgtccatcaccaattcccgaagcctactcaaactcatgtacgtggattcagtgatgccatccaatcatctcatccactgtcgtcccatCCTACTggcttcaatctctcccagcatcagtaggttttccagtgagtcagttctttgcatcaggtggccaaagtatcggactttcagctttaacatcattccttccaatgaatatgcaggactgatttcctttaggattgactggttggatttccttgcattccaaggtactctcaagattcttctccaacatcacagttcaaaagcatcaattcttcagcactcagctttctttgcggAAGTATTTTTGGAGCTAATAGACAAGAATTACTATGTTCCTCACTTTCTATGTTCTATGAAGTGTCACTGACCTGAAACAGCATTTCCAACTATTTAGAGATATAGgattccctggtgtccagtggttagcatTCTGCACTTTTGCTGCCAAGGgcctaggttcaacccctggttggagaactaagatcccacaagccaggcagtgcaaaaaacacataaataaataaataagactacTAAATAAACAATACAGATACAGACTGAAAAGTTATAAAAGGATATTTTGAGTTCATGAACAAACTATTCAAACTGTTTATGTCCACTTTTGTAAAGCAAAGAATTTGGTTTTAAACTAGCTCACATAGTTCTTCCATCTTCCTACTCTATCTTCTTTGGTCTCTTAATTCCAGTTTTGTTTATAAAAGAATGTATGGGGAGATGGCATTTTATACCCTGAATTATCTCAGACTAGAATTTCTATTGATCAGAATTTTTCCTGTAATCCAACATACAtagatattgtcaccctgcttattcaacttatatgcagagtacatcatgcaaaatgctgggatggatgaagcacaagctggaatcaagatttctgggagaaatatcaataacctcagatgcgtatatgacaccacccttatagcagaaagtgaagaagaactaaagagcctcttgatgaaagtgaaagcggagagtgggaaacttggcttaaaactcaacattcaaaaaactaagatcatggcatctggtcccatcgcttcatggcaaatagatggggaaacaatggaaacagtaaaagattttattttgagggcctccaaaatcactgcacatggtgactgcagccatgaagttaaaagacacttgcttcttggaagaaaatctattaccaatctaggcagcatattaaaaatcacagacactactttgccaacaaaggtctgtctagtcaaagctatggtttttccagtagtcatgtatgaatgtgagagttggaccataaagaaagctgaatgtcaaagaattgatgcttttaaactgtggtgttgaagaagacccttgagagtccctgtgactgcagggagatcaagccTGTCAAtactagaggaaatcagtcctgaatattcattggaaggactgatgctgaaactgaaattccgatactttggccacctgatgcaaagaattgactcattgggaaagaccctgatggtgagcaagattgaaggcaggaggagaaggggatgacagaggatgaaatggttggaaggcatcacagactggatggacatgagtttgagtaagctctgggagctggtgatggacagggaagcctggcgtcctgcagtgcatggggttgca
The sequence above is a segment of the Capra hircus breed San Clemente chromosome 23, ASM170441v1, whole genome shotgun sequence genome. Coding sequences within it:
- the LOC108633450 gene encoding olfactory receptor 12D2-like; amino-acid sequence: MLNQTSVTEFLLLGVTDIRVLQPVLFVVFLAIYIVNVAGNGVILMVVISDSRLHSPMYFFLGNLSCLDICYSTVTLPKMLENFLSTHKTISFLGCISQLHFFHFLGSTETMLLAVMGFDRFVAICKPLRYTLIMNHQVCTQMAVTIWITGFFHALLHSVMTSRLNFCGSNHIHHFFCDIKPLLELACGNTDLNEWLLHSVTGTIAMGSFSLTLLSYFYIIIYLFFKTHSCSMLHKALSTCASHFMVVVLFYAPVIFTYIPPATGSSMDQERIIAIMYSVVTPVLNPLIYTLRNKEVEGALRRAIRRRL